The following proteins are co-located in the Nitrospiria bacterium genome:
- the typA gene encoding translational GTPase TypA: MTVVARRTDLRNIAIIAHVDHGKTTLVDRMLQQGGAFQAHETVGERVLDSNALEQERGITILAKNTAIRYKDYKINIVDTPGHADFSGEVERILTMVDGVLLVVDAFEGPMPQTRFVLRKALELDLQPIVVINKIDRADARPVEVLNLVFDLFMELNATDEQMDFPVVYASAKTGVAKYALGDPGSDLIPLFETILSKIPPPPAEEAAPLQLQITMLDYDNYIGRIALGRVVRGRIRLNEIVARVRPDGHVETGKISRLMGFEGLKRIEILEARSGDIVAVAGLEDIQIGDTVADMEKPEPLPPLAIGEPTISMLFMVNTSPFAGREGKFVTSRNLRERLFNELRSNVALRVEETDSMDAFRVSGRGELHLSILIENMRREGYELAVSRPEVIFKEVDGRRMEPIEQVYLDVEESYVGIVMERLGPRRAELKNMVNHGNGWVHLLFEIPARGLFGYRSEFLTDTKGTGILNQMFLNYQPYRGEIPTRNRGVLISMEEGEAVPYTMDNIQERGSLFVRPGDRLYEGMIVGENSRAGDIVVNLCKKKHLTNIRSSGAEEAIVLTPPRLLTLEQAIEFISDDELVEVTPSSIRLRKKLLSEHDRKRARNKAE; encoded by the coding sequence ATGACTGTAGTTGCACGGCGAACCGACCTACGAAATATCGCGATCATTGCGCATGTGGACCATGGAAAAACGACCCTTGTCGATCGTATGCTTCAGCAGGGCGGTGCTTTCCAAGCGCATGAGACGGTGGGGGAGCGGGTTTTGGATTCGAATGCCCTGGAGCAGGAGCGCGGGATCACGATTCTCGCCAAGAACACCGCGATCCGTTACAAAGATTATAAGATCAACATCGTCGACACGCCCGGCCACGCCGATTTCTCGGGGGAGGTGGAGCGGATCCTGACCATGGTGGACGGCGTCCTGCTCGTGGTGGACGCGTTCGAGGGCCCCATGCCCCAGACGCGATTCGTACTGCGAAAGGCGCTGGAACTGGATCTCCAACCGATCGTCGTCATCAACAAGATCGATCGCGCCGATGCCCGACCGGTCGAAGTTTTAAATCTCGTATTCGATCTGTTCATGGAACTCAATGCCACCGATGAACAGATGGATTTCCCGGTCGTGTACGCCTCGGCCAAGACCGGCGTGGCGAAATACGCGCTGGGGGATCCCGGCTCCGATCTGATCCCCCTGTTTGAAACGATCCTCTCCAAGATCCCACCGCCTCCCGCGGAGGAAGCCGCCCCCCTCCAGCTTCAGATCACCATGCTGGACTACGACAACTACATCGGTCGAATCGCCCTCGGTCGGGTCGTTCGGGGGAGGATCCGGCTCAATGAAATCGTCGCGCGGGTCCGCCCGGACGGGCACGTCGAGACCGGAAAGATCAGCCGACTGATGGGGTTCGAGGGATTAAAACGGATCGAAATCCTTGAAGCGCGCAGCGGCGACATCGTGGCCGTGGCCGGGCTGGAGGATATTCAGATCGGCGACACGGTGGCGGATATGGAAAAGCCCGAGCCGCTGCCGCCGCTGGCGATCGGCGAGCCGACCATCTCAATGCTCTTCATGGTCAACACCTCTCCGTTTGCCGGACGCGAGGGGAAATTCGTCACATCCCGGAACCTCCGGGAGCGTCTTTTCAACGAATTGCGCTCGAACGTTGCGCTACGCGTGGAGGAGACCGACAGCATGGACGCCTTCCGGGTTTCGGGCCGCGGGGAACTGCATCTGTCCATCCTGATCGAGAACATGCGCCGCGAGGGCTACGAGCTGGCCGTCTCGAGGCCGGAGGTCATCTTCAAAGAGGTCGACGGCCGGCGGATGGAACCCATCGAACAGGTTTACCTTGATGTCGAAGAATCCTACGTCGGGATCGTGATGGAGCGGCTAGGACCGAGGCGGGCGGAGCTGAAGAACATGGTCAATCACGGCAACGGCTGGGTTCATCTCCTGTTCGAAATCCCCGCCCGCGGGCTGTTCGGCTATCGAAGCGAATTCCTGACCGATACGAAGGGCACCGGCATCCTGAACCAGATGTTCCTGAACTATCAGCCCTACCGGGGCGAGATTCCGACGCGAAATCGCGGGGTGCTGATTTCGATGGAAGAGGGCGAAGCCGTCCCCTACACGATGGACAATATCCAGGAACGGGGCTCGCTTTTCGTCCGCCCGGGCGACCGGCTTTACGAGGGCATGATCGTCGGCGAGAATTCACGCGCCGGCGATATTGTCGTGAACCTCTGCAAGAAGAAACACCTCACGAATATCCGTTCCTCGGGCGCCGAGGAAGCCATCGTTCTGACTCCGCCGAGGCTTCTGACGCTCGAGCAGGCGATCGAGTTCATTTCGGACGATGAACTGGTCGAGGTCACCCCATCCTCCATCCGCCTCCGGAAAAAACTCTTGTCCGAGCACGACCGCAAACGGGCCCGGAACAAAGCCGAGTAA
- the tadA gene encoding tRNA adenosine(34) deaminase TadA, whose protein sequence is MINVDKKFMSLALEESCRAMENGEVPVGALVVHNGEIIARSHNLREGLQDPVAHAEMLVLREAARRLGRWRLTGATLYVTLEPCAMCAGALMLARIDRLVYGCEDPKAGACGSVFEIVREPRLNHRIEVVRGVLQEECQSVLKKFFANRREENGAMEP, encoded by the coding sequence ATGATTAATGTGGACAAAAAGTTCATGTCTCTGGCTTTAGAAGAATCCTGTCGGGCGATGGAGAATGGCGAAGTTCCTGTCGGTGCGCTCGTGGTCCATAATGGAGAAATCATTGCGCGTTCACACAACCTGCGGGAGGGGCTGCAAGATCCAGTAGCTCACGCCGAGATGCTGGTCCTTCGCGAGGCGGCTCGAAGACTTGGCCGCTGGCGATTGACGGGCGCGACGCTGTACGTCACCCTGGAGCCCTGCGCCATGTGCGCCGGCGCGCTGATGCTGGCCCGCATCGACCGCCTGGTGTACGGTTGCGAAGATCCGAAGGCCGGCGCATGCGGTTCCGTGTTTGAAATCGTGAGAGAGCCTCGACTGAATCATCGCATCGAAGTCGTTCGCGGTGTTCTGCAGGAGGAATGTCAATCCGTTCTGAAGAAATTTTTTGCGAATCGCAGGGAAGAAAATGGAGCGATGGAGCCATAG
- a CDS encoding DUF2155 domain-containing protein, whose translation MKKFRKTAVGILAVVIIMGGCQKKETALPQPQAAPPSVSRQALPTDVPPISGTAPTVVPEALKGKWTAVKLQVEDKKANQAQEYVVKLGGELAIPSSTLVVQAEEFLPDLKIEGSSFTTASNELKNPAVHVRILDDGKEVFNGWLFQLFPAVHPFQHERYSITLRDSVAAS comes from the coding sequence ATGAAGAAATTTCGAAAGACGGCTGTCGGGATTTTGGCCGTCGTGATTATCATGGGGGGTTGTCAGAAGAAGGAGACCGCCCTTCCTCAACCCCAGGCCGCACCGCCCTCGGTTTCCCGACAAGCCCTCCCGACGGACGTTCCCCCCATTTCGGGCACGGCCCCGACCGTGGTTCCGGAAGCCCTGAAAGGGAAGTGGACGGCTGTCAAGCTTCAGGTCGAAGACAAGAAAGCGAACCAAGCACAGGAGTATGTCGTGAAGTTGGGGGGGGAATTGGCGATTCCGTCCTCCACCTTGGTGGTCCAGGCGGAGGAATTCCTGCCCGATCTCAAGATCGAAGGGTCGTCGTTTACGACGGCTTCGAACGAGTTGAAGAACCCCGCCGTACATGTGCGGATCTTGGACGACGGCAAAGAGGTTTTCAACGGTTGGCTGTTCCAACTCTTCCCGGCGGTGCACCCGTTTCAGCACGAGCGGTATAGCATCACCCTGCGCGACAGCGTGGCGGCGTCGTGA